Genomic segment of Panicum virgatum strain AP13 chromosome 2K, P.virgatum_v5, whole genome shotgun sequence:
ATATAATTTGGTCTTAAAAATGTGGGCTCTTACAGTTGTCAAAGTCTTCAGTTCATTTTTCTTGAGATGTTCACCTGTTCAAGCTTTTGCAGTTGGACAACCGTGAGCAACAGGAGAGGAAGAAGctaaaaaataaagaatgaTCAAAGGTAAGCCAGCCTTACATAATCGACCTTTATCCATTatcatttaatttggatttaactACTATCTCCTTATATTTTTCCTCTGGTACGACTACACAGCTAGCTAGCAGCAAGCAAGAATATTTTGTTGTACAAGACATGCCAATATGGATCATGCTTCTGCTTATAATTTTGGACACAACTTTGACTAACTGATGCTTTTGCTTTTGGGATACATCTTTTGGTCGAAAAACCAGCTAACGACATTCCAAAACATGTATAGCCACCATAGAATAACATAGATGATAAAATTACATGTTATAAGATACCTACCTTTTGGAAACAAAGATTAAGTTCACTGCTTTGAGTACTATTTTAGTTTATGTAACATCAAGATTGTAAGCAACATAGTATGATGATTTCAATGTCTCGGCTGACACGTACTTTATTAGTTACTTTATTAGTTTATAACAGAAAGAGATCTCAAAATCATTTGATAATAAAAAGCTAATGTACTCATCATGTACATAACTCACAATGTTCACACACGTCAGTTAATCATAATCCAATAACTGACATGCCCATCTACGTTGCAAGGAGACCACACACACATGGCatacgcggcaacgccgcggccATTTCTAGTAATGAAGGATTATCACTCGACACTACAGACTACTAGTTCAAAGGAACTGTTCAAATTTGTATTGTATTGAGATGTTTTGTTTGCACGCCATTAGTGCTAATATTGGCCACAAAACAAGCGAACTCAATGAGCCGATATGATCATATGAAACGGATTAGAGAAAGGAATATACAAGTTGAATTTCACTGAAAGAAACCGTCAAAGATTTACATGCACTTGTCATCTAAAAAAATCCTCGTCCATTGCGAGGTGAATTTTCTTTCCCGCAGCAAGTAAACCAATTAAGACGCTCAAACTCAAACTACGTGGGTATTCCTCTGTCCTTGGCTAGAGCCTCGGCCGCCCTCCTCCCGGACACCAGCGCGCCGTCGAACGTCGCCGAGCACCAGTGGTCGCCGCACACGTACAAGCCGTCGCCGACCCTCGGGTCCCTCCCGGCTAGCGTCGTCGGTGGCGTCTGGTCCGGTTGCGCGAACCCGATACGGTACGTCCTCAAATGCGTCCACGACGCGACCGCTCCGGCGCCGAACCACCCGCCGAGCTCCCGGACCACCTCGTCGGCCAGATCGGCGTCCTCCCTGTCGGCGAACGAGCCGACGAGGGACACGGACACCAGCACCTTCCCCGGCGGCGCGTACGACGGCGCCACGTTGGTGGCGAAGAACATGTTGTTGACGATCCCCTTGCCCGACCCGTTGAGGAGCAGGATGGGGGCCTGCACCAGCGCGCGGTCGGTGGAGAAGTAGAGGCAGACGGTGCTCCTCTCGGATTTCTTGGGTCGTTTCTCTGGAATAATCGATAGCTGCGGCAGGAGCTTCTCGGCCTCCGGCTGTTCGACGGCGACGatgacgccgagctcgccggggatGGTTTCGCCGGTGTCGAGCGTCACGCCGGAcccgtcgatggcggcggcgcgggagttgAGGCGGACAGAGCCCGCAGGGAGGCGGTCCGCGAGCTGCGACGCGATGGCACCGATGCCGTCCTCGGGCAGCGCGTTGTCGCCGAGGGCGAGGCGCTTGAACACGAGCTCGAAGAGGCGCGACGACGTGTCGAGCGCCGGGTCGAAGAATATCCCGGCGAGGAACGGCCGCAGGAACCTCTCCACGATGGAGGGCGAGAACCCGAGCTGCTGCAGGTGGGTGGCCGTGGTCGTCTCAGGCGCCGAGAGGATGGCGTCGTCcggagcggccgccgcgcggaggCGCGTGAGCCCGACGAGGACCTTGTCGGCCAGGGTGCCCACGGGGGAGAACACCGCGGAGAGGGAACGGAGCGGGAGGCGGAACGGGTCGGAGAGCAGGTAGAACGGCTCCCCGGCGCCGGTGAAGACGAGCGCGCCGGGGTAGAACGGCCGGAGCCGCAGCGCGGGGAAGTCGAGCAGGCGGCGGCACTCCGGGTACGCGGTGAGGAAGATCTGGAAGCCCCGGTCGAGGCGGTACCCGTCGACCACGTCGGTGGCGACGCGACCGCCGAGGCGGTCCGAGGCCTCGACGAGCGTGAACGGCACAGAGAGCGACGTCAGGTGCGTCGCCGCGGCGAGTCCCGCGAGCCCGCCCCCGACAATGACGGCCTTGCGGGctgcggcggggctcgccgatggcgccgcggcggaggcggccacgGTGAATCGGAGCGCGGCGGCATGGCAGTGGGGCTTGGGCGGCGCGGTGAGCAGGTGGACGTGCATGGGGGTTGCAGTTGCAGGTCGCAGCGAGTGGCGGGAAGCGGCCGGGCGGTTTGGCCATTCGAGTGGTCTAGGAGCTCGTCCATGGAGCTTGTGGATATGGTGGATTGGTTCATGGAGTCGGTGTTTGGGTGGAGACGGAGCTGAGATGCTGCTTGTGGGGTCAGTTATGACTGGGTGTACGTAGGCTCGGTTCAGGGGAAGAGAGTGTGGTGGCGCCCGCGTTATCCTTGCTGAATCTGATGCTGGAGAAGGGCTTGCAGGATGCCAGGATCAGATTTTGCCGACTGCTGAGGGCGAAATCACGATGAGAGATCGGAATTGCTGTGATGGCATGGGCACGAAGATTAGCTTTCGCTGCTCCAGATTCCTCAATCGAGCACCCAGCCCACTCTGCTCCTGTGACACATGATCCTGACGAAAAGGCAATATGAGGCTAACTGTATCTGTGTGACCGCTGCCAACCTGCCCAACCGCGTTTCGTGGCCAGCGTTGCGTTGCCACACCTGAAAGTGAATGCTGACTGATTCCCAacctcccggcaacggcacggcatggggggtggtggaCTGGAGAACAGTGgccgccaccagctccagcgccGTACTGCCCGCGGTGATCGAAACAAGAAGTCAGGAAGCGGTCAGTGGCCGACCGGGCGACGCGAGACGCCGCACGGCACCGCCGCGAGGCGCGAGCGTCCCCCCGAGAGACTGGGGGGCGCGTACGCGCGCGGAGTCAAGGCTGGTCCGCGGATCGGGGAGGTGCCTGTCATGGACGGCGCCACGACGGACTAAGAGCTGTAGGAGAACATATTACTTTGTGTTACGTTTTCATCTCAGAGAGGCGTATTTTTGTATTGTGGGCCCGAGGCCATTGGCGTGAGGCATATAGGCCGATCACGTGTAAGGAGAACTCGGATTTTGGTTTATGAGAAAGACAACTCGGAGAGGACAACCGGTCCTCGTTCCGTTCCCCCAAATCCGCCCGAGATCCATGCGCGCTCACGTcccggcgatcgccggcggccaAGGGTGGTGACAGTGGTATCAGATTCAGTATCCTCGGCACGCTACCGGCAGTTGCTGCGCCGCGAATCGATCCCGTACTCAGGTACGCTTCTCTGGCGTCCGACTCTGCTCCGCCGATCCTGCTCAGGATTTCGGCGTCCACGCCCCGTCGCCGAGTTCCAATCGTCGACGGCCACCGCAAACCGCCGGTTAGCCGCTCCGGCGCCGTCGACCACTTCCATTTCATTCGCGCCGCTTAGGTCATAGGGGATCATCCGATTTGGGGGATTTCTCTTTCTGTTCTTCAGCGGAACCCTATTCCACGGGTGGAGCTGCAATCCCTGTACTCCGTCGACCTTGATCCGGCAAATGATTCGGGTTGTCGAGTTGATTTCGCCTTGCACATTGCGAGGTGTTGTCCTCGCTTAATTCCCAATCACGCTAGATCGGTTTCCGGAGGGATTCAGCCACGGCGCCACCAAAACCATCCGCTCAGACACAATTTGTGCTGGACGCGATGAGTGCTGCAGCTGCAAGGGACGATGATCGATGGGATCGTATGTCAGAGAGCATTGATCTGCTGTTCGTGCGGATGGGCAGTTTGGAGCACAACCAGCGCCTTGCAGCGGGTCAGATTGACATCAGTGTGCAGGTGATTGAGCAAGTGTTGAAGGATCAGGCCGCCCTCACCAAGCAGATTGAGGCTACGGGTCAGGCAGTCGCACAGTTGACTTCACACCAGCGGGATGCCCAGCGTTCTCCATTTCGCCCGGATCCAGATTACACTGCACCTCCGTTCAATCGCCGCCCCGCAGGTGACACTGTTAACCATGACCACCATGGAGGGTTTCAGGGATTTGGGGAGAATACACGCCACCATCGTCATGCTATTCCGAAGTTGGCTTTCCCTAAATTTGAAGGTGATAACCCGTTGATTTGGAAGGATAAGTGCCTGAATTTCTTTCAATTGTATGAGTTGCCTCAGAGTTTGTGGACAACAACAGCTGCAATGAATATTGATGGCCCTGCTGCTAAGTGGTTACAGATTTACAAGCTCAGGTATGGACTGGGAGATTGGGAACCGTTTATTTCTGCAGTTGTGGAGCAGTTTGGTTCGCATGACTATAGTTCTGCTATGAATGAACTGTTGGATTTCACACAAACTTCAACACTTGATGAGTACATTTTGGGTTTCCCTGACTTACAGTTTCATGTGTCCATGCATAATCCCGGGTTGGATGAGGTTTTTTTATTTCACAGTTCATCAGAGGCTTGAAAACTGAGATTAGGGATGTTGTGCAGTTTCAGATGCCTGCAACAATGATAAAGGCAACACAACTGGCTAGATTACAGCAGCAAGTTCTGGACAGAAACAAAGGCCGCCCTAACAAATCTTTTGTTTCTAACAAATACAATGCTGGTCCCTCAAAGACAGAGTCCAAACCTGCTTTTCAGAAGCCCAATCTGTGGAAAGAAAGGAAAGTGtgggaatatcgcaaggccAATGATCTGTGTTTCTATTGTGGGGAGAAATTTGATCCTGCACATGTAGCTATTTGCACCAAAAGGCCCCAGGCACAAGTCAATGCTTTGGCAGTTAATGACTTGGATATACCTTTGACTGAAGAGGTGATTCAGCAGTTGCTAGAGGAGGATTCACTACCTGAACAATTTGGCCAATTGTCCCTTCATGCCATTGCTGGTACTGAGCCAAATGATGCCATTAGACTGCAAGCCAAAGTGAGGAACAAGACTATGTTAATTCTGGTGGACAGTGGGAGTTCTCACAGCTTTGTGAATTCTGATTTCCTCGCTCAAGTCAACATTGTTCCAATACCAACAACTCCACTACAAGTTCAGACAGCAAATGGTCATACTATGGTTACTGACCAATGGGTACCTGATTTTACTTGGTGGTGccaaggtcacacacttaagtCTGACATGAAAGTACTTCAATTGGGGGCTTATGATGCTATTCTAGGCTTTGATTGGTTGCAAGCCCACAGTCCTATGAAGTGTGATTGGCAAAACAGAACCATGGAATTCACTGAATTGGGCAAATCCTTCAAGTTGCAAGGTATTCCTCCACCATCTCTTGGATTACAGAAACTTTCAGCTTTCAAACTAATGAAGCTGTGTGCTGGTAATGAGGTTAGTGCCTTTGCTATTGTGGACATTTTGGACACTAATTCTACTCCACCCATACCTGCACCTGTCCAATCTTTGTTACATGAATTTGATGCAGTTTTTCAAAAACCTGTTAACTTGCCACCTGTTAGGATTTATGATCACACAATCCCTTTAGTGCCCAATGCTCTCCCAGTCAATTCCAAACCCTATAGATACTCACCCTTGCACAAGGATGAAATTGAGAGGCAGGTTAAAGAACTGTTGTCAGCTGGTTTGATTACTCATAGTACTTCTCCTTTTGCATCACCTGTTTTGCTTGtccaaaagaaagatggtagTTGGCATTTTTGTGTAGACTACAGGAAGCTAAATGCTCTCACTGTGAAGAATAGATTTCCCTTACCTATTATTGAGGAGATTTTGGATGAATTAGTGGGCACTAGATACTTTACTAAGCTGGACATGACagctggttatcatcaaattcgtATGTGTGTTGAGGATGAATACAAAACTGCTTTCAAAACCCATCATGGGCACTATCATTTCAAGGTGATGCCATTTGGGCTAACCAATGCCCCAGCCACTTTTCAATGTGTCATGAATGAGGTGTTGCAACCTTTTCTCAGAAAGTTTGTGCTTGTTTTTCTGGATGATATATTGATCTATAGCAAGACTTTGGATGATCATGTCACTCATATCAGAGCAGTGTTAGAGAAACTCCAAGCCCACTAGTTCTATTTGAAAAGGAGTAAATGTTCTTTTGCACAGTCACAGATTGATTATTTGGGCCATATTATCTCTAAGCATGGTGTGGCAACAGATCCTTCCAAAACGCAGGCCATGCAGGATTGGCCAATACCTACTACAGTCACTGAATTGAGGGGTTTTCTGGGACTCACTGGTTATTATAGACGCTTTGTGCAGAACTACGACATTATTGCCAAGCCATTGACGCAGTTGCTACGCAAGAAACAATTTATatggactacagaagccacATCAGCTTTCAATGTCTTGAAACAAGCCATGGCACAAACACCTGTGCTCCAATTGCCTGATTTCACTCAGCCATTTGTGGTAGAAACAGATGCGTGCTCAACGGGCATTGGTGCTGTCCTAATGCAAGGGGGTCGTCCTATAGCTTATCTGAGTAAGGCCTTGGGACCCACACATCAACATTTGTCCATTTATGAAAAGGAATTCCTTGCCTTGATAATGGCTGTGGAGAAGTGGAGGTCTTATCTACAGAGACAAGAATTTGTCATTCAGTCTGACCACAAAAGTTTGTCCTATCTTGCTGAACAAAACTTGCAATCTGAGTTGCAAAGGAAAGCAATGACACAATTGATGGGCTTACAGTTCAAAATAGTATACAAGAAAGGCAAGGAGAATGTAGCTGCTGATGCATTATCTCGAGTAGGACACCTCATGGCCATTCAGGCAGTGTCTGAAGTCAAACCTCTATGGTTACAAGAAGTTCTGAATTCCTATGTTACAGATCCAACTGCCCACACACTCTTGGCTCAGTTAGCTCTGGCCTCACCTGATTCTCAGGGCTATTCCTTAGTAGATGGAGTCATCAGACACCAAGGTCATATCTGGATTGGGGACAACTCAGCAATCAGAACTAAAGTTATTTCTGCATTACATGCTAGCCCAATTGGGGGTCACTCAGGCATTCAAGCTACTTACTACAGAGTTAAGCAACTTTTTCAGTGGCGAGGCATGAAACAAGATGTTGAGCAATTTGTTAAGCAATGTACTATTTGTCAGCAAGCAAAACATGAACATACCAACCCAGCTGGACTTCTCCAACCACTACCAATTCCTCAGGGAGCTTGGCTGGACATCTCTATGGATTTCATTGAGGGCTTACCACTATCAGGGGGAGCTAATGTCATTttggtagtagtggatcgtttcACAAAATATGCACACTTTATTGCACTCAAACATCCATTTACTGCTGCTCAAGTCGCCAAATGCTTGCTGGACTCAGTGGTGAAACTTCATGGAGTGCCCAGGACTATAGTCTCTGACCGTGATCGTATTTTCTTGAGTTCAGTATGGCGGGAGTTATTCACTTTGCTGGATACTAAGTTGCTTTATAGTACAGCTTACCACCCGCAGACCGATGGGCAAACCGAAAGGGTTAATCAGTGTTTGGAGATGTATCTACGATGTGCCGTGCACCACATTCCTCACAAATGGAAATCCTGGTTATCATTGGCTGAATTATGGTATAACACATCTTGGCATTCTTCCCTGGGTTGCTCTCCTTTCAGAGTGTTGTATGGCCATGATCCCAACATGGGTGCTACACCAGTGTTGACAGAAACCACCAACTCTACTGTTAGTGAGATGTTGGAAGAGAGGGCTACCCATACTGCTCTTTTGAAGGAGCAGCTAGCCATTGCCCAGACTCGCATGAAACATCAATCTGATCGCAAGAGAACTGAGCGGGTGTTCCAGGTAGGGGAACCCGTGCTGTTGAAGCTCCAACCGTACGCTCAAGCATCGGTGGTGAATCGTCCGTATCCTAAACTTGCTTACAAGTATTTCGGCCCCTTCACAATACTGGAACGCATTGGATCAGTAGCTTATAGACTGGATCTTCCAGCTAACAGCTTGGTTCATCCGGTATTCCACATTTCTCAGCTCAAACCATTCACCCCTGATCATACTCCAGTCTTTGCAGATATTACTAAGCTTGCTGATTTGAGTGCCGTATCCCTGGCACCTGAGAAGATCTTACAAAGGCGTTTGGTGAAGAAGGGCAACAAAGCTATTCCACAGGTTCTTCTCAAATGGACTCATCTACCCGAGTCTTCAGCTACTTGGGAGGACTACTATGTCGTCAAGCAACGTTTTCCAGATGCCGTTGCTTGGGGACAAGCAACGTCTGAAG
This window contains:
- the LOC120694557 gene encoding coproporphyrinogen III oxidase-like; translated protein: MHVHLLTAPPKPHCHAAALRFTVAASAAAPSASPAAARKAVIVGGGLAGLAAATHLTSLSVPFTLVEASDRLGGRVATDVVDGYRLDRGFQIFLTAYPECRRLLDFPALRLRPFYPGALVFTGAGEPFYLLSDPFRLPLRSLSAVFSPVGTLADKVLVGLTRLRAAAAPDDAILSAPETTTATHLQQLGFSPSIVERFLRPFLAGIFFDPALDTSSRLFELVFKRLALGDNALPEDGIGAIASQLADRLPAGSVRLNSRAAAIDGSGVTLDTGETIPGELGVIVAVEQPEAEKLLPQLSIIPEKRPKKSERSTVCLYFSTDRALVQAPILLLNGSGKGIVNNMFFATNVAPSYAPPGKVLVSVSLVGSFADREDADLADEVVRELGGWFGAGAVASWTHLRTYRIGFAQPDQTPPTTLAGRDPRVGDGLYVCGDHWCSATFDGALVSGRRAAEALAKDRGIPT